In the Nitrospirota bacterium genome, CCAGCTCCCCCAGGGAGGCCAGGTGGGCGGCCCGGAGCGCTTCGGCCTGAAGCCTCACCTTCTCCGTAACGTCGCTGACCAGGCAGAAGAAGCCCTTCGCCTCTCCCTCTTCCCCCCGGTGGGGGATGAAGACCGCGTGGACATGCCGCGGGGTCTCCTCTCCCGGAGAAAGGGTGCCCTCGTAGAAGGCCTCCTCGCCCGCCAGGGCGCGCTCAATATGGGGGCGGAGGGCCGCGTAGTCCTCCTCGCCCATCACCTCCCGCATGTGCCGCCCCAGGGCCTCGCCCGGCCTCCGGTAGCCCCAGGTCTGGCAGGCCTTGTTGACGAACTGGTATCGCTCACCGCCGTCGACGTAGGCGATGAGGGCCGGCAGGGCGTCGGTGACCAGGCGGAGCTGCTCTTCCGCCCGGCGCCGCCTGAGCACGTCCCGGTGAAGCTGCTCGTTGGCCGCCTCGAGCTCCAGGGTGCGCTCGGCCACCAGCTCCTCCAGCCGCACGCGGTGGTCCTCCAGCTCCCGCTCCGTCCGCTTCCACTCCGTTATGTCGGTGACCACCCCGAGCACGGCGGGCTCTCCCTGAAGGCGTATGGAGCGGGAAGAGATGATGGTTTCCACCCGCCTGCCGTCGCTGGCAAGGAGGGTGTACTCCCCGGGCTCCACCTCCTGGCCCCTCAGGTGGCTCTGGAGCGCCCTGCTCGCGACCTCGACACTCTCGGGGGCCACGACGCGGAGGTAGTTGAAGTGCGGGGCATAGGCCTCTCTGCGCGAAAATCCCAGGAGCTCCTCACTCTTTCTGTTGGTGTAGAGAACCCGTCCCATCCCGATGATGAATATCATGTTCGGCGACTGCTCGGCCAGGATGCGGAACTTTTCCTCCGACTCGCGGAGACACTCGGTGGAGGCCGTGAGCTCCTGCGTGCGCTCCCGAACGAGGTCTTCGAGGTTGTTGCGGTGACGAGCGAGCTCCTCCTCGGCCTCTTTCCTGTCGGTAATGTCGATATGGGAGATGACCGCCCCGCCCCTTTTCGCCCTGAGGGGGCTCGCGCCCAGCATGAACCAGCGCCGCCCCTCCGGGGTCTCGCTCCGGCACTCACAGGCGAAGTGCTCCCGCCTGCCCGCAAGGACGTCCTCCACCCTGGCGGCGATGTCCCCGTCGGGCCGAGGGCCCCAGACGGAGGCAAAGCGGCAGGCGTCCAGGTAGTTGGCTCCCACGGCGGCATGGGCGGCGACAGAGCGGCTCTCCCGCGAGGCAAAGCGCTCCCATGCCTCGTTGACCGCGATGACCGTCCCTCTTTTGTCCACCACCGCGATGTGCACGGGCAGGGAGCTCAGGACGGCCCTGTTGAAAAGGTCGCTGGAGCGCTCCAGGGCCTCCAGCATCTCGTTCATATCCGCCGTAAGCCCGGTTATCTCGTCCAGCCCGGAGAGCTCAAGCCGGGCCGAGGGGTTGCCCCCGGCCCGTATGGCCCGGGCGTTCTTGCTCAGGCGGGTCAGGCGGGAGAAAATGGCCCCCTCCAGGACGACCCAGAGGAGAAGCCCCGAGACCAGCCCCACCACAAGCACCGAAACCCGGAAGTACCGCACCGTCTTCTCCCAGTGCGGCAAAAAGACGAAGGGAAGCTCCGCGCGAAGAACGAGGACCGGCTCGCCCCCGGGTGCCCGCAGAAGAAGACGGCCCACCGTGGAGCCGTCCCCGGGGGGTGAGAGGTAGACGTCCCGGTCCTTCCCGCCCGCACGCTCCTCCTTCAGAAACTCCGGCTCTCCCTCCGGGCCGGGAAAGGGCCGGGCCGCGAGGGAGGCAGGGGGCAGTCCGGCCCGGCGGGCTATCTCTTGGACCGGAAGAAGGCGGCCCAGGACCAGGGTGCCCCGGTAAAGCTGCGGGTCGCCGGCGGCCGGCAGGGGGTGCGATGCCACAAGGAGGGGCCCTTCGGCAAGAAGGAGCGAGCCCCGCAGGGGCTTCGGCCTTGCCCCGGTGCCCGAAGCCACGGTCAGCAGTGGAAGCTCCCGGGCGAGCTCCCCGGGCAGGGGCTTTGTACCACCGCCCGGCCTGCCGGCGTATTTTACGAAAAACGGGGCCCCCGAGGCATCCACGCAGGTCACCAGGGCAAGGCCGGAGCCGGCGGCCGCTTCTCTCGAGGGATGCCCTCCGGCGCGGGTGCACATCCGCGGGGCGAGCTGCTCCCAGGCGGCCCACCTCGCGGCCTCGCGGTCAAGGCTCTCAAGCTCTCTGTCGACGACGCCCAGAACACGCTCCATGCGGCCCAGGGCCGACCGGCTTTCAAGCGCTTCGAACCCGCCGGTGAGCATCCGCCGCGAGGCCGCCCACAGGAACCCGAGGAAAACAAGGTAGGCCGCCGCGATGGAAAGCAGGGTCTTGTCCCTCAGTTTCATGGGCCTCCCGTGCCGGTCCGGTGCGATGGGTTTTCACGGCGGGGTGTCCCCGTCTCAGCCCCGGGCTGGGAGGTGCCCCTCAAGGCGTCTTTCCAGGAAAAACGGCTCACGAAGCCTCTCCAAGGAGCTCCAGCATCCGGCCTGTGTCCGTGGTGGGAAGCTCGCAGGCGAACTCCCGGCAGACATAGGCGGTGGCCCGACCCCCGGACGTGGCCATCTCCCGGGTAAACCCGGCCAGCCCGGCGATGGGGGGCTCTTCCTCACCGGAAGGGCGCAGCACAACGACGGCGTTGGGGATGAAACGGCTCCTCAGGGCGGAGAGCATCTCCCGGGTGTCGGGGGCCCCCGGCCCGCCCACCACAACAACCTCATGGGACGGTCCCAGGGCGAAATCCAGGGCCGCCAGAAACTGCATGTGGGCAGAGGGGCTCTCGCGTACGTTTCCCGCCAGGGCCTGCTCGAGCTCCACCGCCCTTTCCTCGAGCGCCCGGCGGCCGGTCAGGCGGGCCAGCCTGAGGAGGTTGAGCATGGAGACCGCGTTTGCCGAGGGGACGGCCGCATCGTAAAATTCCATCTTCCGCACGATGAGGGGCTCGGCGTAATCGGCCGTGAAGTAAAACCCCCCGGTGTCCTCTTTCCAGAAATGGCGGACGAACTCCTCCATGAGCTCCAGGGCCCTCGTGAGGTGCCCGGCGTCGAAGTCCGCCTCGTAAAGCTCGATAAGGCTCCAGATGAGAAAGGCGTAGTCGTCGGCGTTGGCCGGGACGGCGGCCTCCCCGTCCCGGTAGCGGTGAAGGAGGCGCCCCTCCTGGTCCCTCAGACTGCCGAGGATGAACCGCACGGCCCGCCGGGCCGCCTCGGCATAATCATCCTCGCCCAGAACCTGTGCCGCCCGGGCCAGGGCCGCCGCCATAACGCCGTTACAGTCGGCGAGGACCTTCTGGTCGGTATCCGGTGGCCTCCGGCGTCCCCGGGCCTCAAGGAGCCTGCCCTTGAGGTTTTCCAGATGGGCCTCCGTTACACCCGCCCCGGCCGCGGCCTCGCCCGGGGGCTCCTTGAGATGGAGGACGTTTTTGCCGGTCCTTTCCCCCTCCACGGGGTCGATGACGTTGCCCTCCTCGGTAAGCCCGAAGACCCGGGCAAAAAGGGCTGCGTCCTCCTCGCCCAGGACCTCCCGCACCTCCTTCATGCTCCAGAGGTAGCTCTTCCCCTCCTCGCCCTCGACATCCGCGCTCTGGGCCGTGAAGAAGGCCCCCTCGGGGGACGCCATTTCCCGAAGGACGTAGGAGAAGACCTCCCGGGCGGTCCGGGCAAAGAGCTCCCTGCCGGTGGCCTGGAACGCTTCCAGGCAGGCCAGCGCCAGGAGGGCCTGGTCGTAGAGCATCTTCTCGAAATGGGGAAGGAGCCACTCACGGTCGGTGCTGTAGCGGTGGAAGCCACCGCCCAGGTGGTCGTACATCCCCCCGAGGCGCATGCCCTCCAGGGTGTGCTCCACCATCTTCAGGGCCCGGGGCTCGCCCTTTCTCTTGCCGTAGCGCAGAAGAAAGAACAGATAGTGGGGCATGGGGAACTTGGGCGCCTCGCCGAACCCGCCCCAGTCGAAGTCGAAGATGCGCGAGAGGCCCTCGAAGGCCGTGTCGAGGACGCTCTCCCCGAGCCTCCCGCCGGGGATGTTGCCCGAGGTTTTCAACAGGGAGGCCGTTACCTCCTCGGCGGCGTTCAGGACCTTGTCCCTCTCCGTCTGCCAGAGGGTCTTGACCCGGGGGATGAGCTCCATCATCCCGATGCGCCCCCTCATGCTCCTCTTGGGGAAGTACGTTCCTGCGAAGAAGGGTTTTTTCTCCGGGGTCATGATGACCGTGAGGGGCCAGCCGCCGCTTCCGGCCATCATGGTGCAGACACTCATGTAGACGTTGTCGATGTCGGGGCGCTCCTCGCGGTCCACCTTCACCGAGACGAAGGCGTCGTTCATCAGGGAGGCGACCTCCGGGTCGCTGAAGGACTCCTCCTCCATGACGTTGCACCAGTGGCAGGTGGAATAGCCGATGGAGAGGAAGACGGGCTTGTCCTCCTTCCCGGCCCGCTCGAAGGCCTCCCGGCCCCAGGGGTACCAGTCCACGGGGTTGGTGGCGTGCTTTTGCAGGTAGGGGCTTTTCTCGTGGACGAGGCGGTTCGGACGGCTTTGCTCAGGCATAAAGGGGCCTCCTTGCACGGGATTCCCCCCGGGAGGGCCGCAGAGAAGCCCCTCCCGCCCCCGCCAGGTCGGCGCCGGCCACGCCCCGGATAGCCTGAGAGTAGCAGAGCAGAACATAATGTCAAACCATTCTAAGGACCCGGCGAAGAAAAGTCCGTAACTCTGCGCACTCCAAAGATGCCGGAGGAAGGGTCAGGCTTTCTTCTTGTAAAGCCTCTCGAAGAGAGCCTGCTCGTAGGCGGGAAAGGCATCGAGGTTCACGGGCCTCGCGGGGCGCATGAGGTTCAGCTCGAGAATCTTGCGGTTCATCACGCGGAGGGCCCGGAGCCTCTCCTGGTCGTCGTCGATGCTCTCCACGAGGGTGCGGAGCGACATTATCTCGTTTTGAAGCTCCAGCTCCGGCGGGATGCACCCGGCGTTCTTGAGCATGCGGTAGGCCATGCGGAGGTCCTCCGGGACGAAGGCGTCCTCGCGAAGGTCCAGGGGCTTGCCGGCCCCGGGGAGGTCGACGAAGGCCCCCTCCTCCGAGGCCTTTCTGATGCGCTCCTCGGCTATGCGGGCGATGGCACGCATACCTTATGCTAGCGTAAGGACGTAAAGGCCCACAACCCCCAGGCCCCCGGCGGCTCCGAGGAGGATGCTCTTTACCGCGCGGCGCGAGCGCCCCTCGTGGATATACTCATCGGCCATGCCCCAGAGGCCCCCGAAGCCGTGGTAGAGGGCCGCGGCCAGAAACAGAATGTCGAATGCCATCCACCAGGGGCTCCGAAGACGGGCCATGACGGCTTCGTAGCCCAGGTTCTCCTTCAGGGCAACGTGCATGACGTAGAAATGCAGGGCCAAGCCCAAAAAGAGCAGAACGCCGCTTACCCGGTGAAGAAACCAGGGCAGGGCGCCCTTCACGCCTGCCCCCCGAAGAGGACAAAGGCCCCGGCCACAAGCACGAAGGCCCCCAGGGCCATGCCCCCGTAGAAAAGAGGCTTCTGCGTCCGGGTGGGAAGGCCCAGCTCAAGGAGCGTGACCCTGAGGCCGTTCAGGCCGTGAAGCAGCACCAGCGCCAGAAGGCCCAGCTCTCCCGCCTTCACCAGAGGGTGCTTCATGAGGGCCATGAGGGCGGCGAACCGCTCCGGGTCCCGCAGGCTGGCCAGCACGTGCATGTGCAAAAACAGGTAGCCCGTAAGGGCCGCCCCCGCCAGGCGGTGCAGCATCCAGGCAAAAGAGCCCGTGCTTCGCTTGTACCGGAAAGGAATCATCCCTTCCCCACCCTCATGCCCCCCGCAGGCGGAGACAGTTTATCCCCGTCATCCCGAACATGGCCCACTCAGAGAATTACCAACCGGTTACTTTTATCTTCGCATTGAAGCCTTGGAGATACCTCATGTTCCATTCACCTTAGGACATCGATATGTGAACTATATCACGCTCCCGGTAGTATATATGCACCGGCCCCGCAGGCCAAGCTAGATGTGAATACGTAAGCGGCGCGACGACACAGGCTCATGACGATAAACCCTTTGCGGGCGTCTCCAACCCGGCCGGAGGGTGCTATACTCATATGACATCGTGGCCAAGGGAGGCGCCCCGCATGCGATACCCCAGCCCCAGCTACAGCATCACCATCCGGGTGGAGATAGAAAACCGCATCGGCATGTTCGCCCGCATCGCCTCGGCCATAGGCGCGGCCGGAGGGGACCTGGGGGCGGTGGACATCGTCCGGGTGGAGAAGGGCAGGATAATCCGGGACATCACGGTCAACGCCCGGGACGCCGGGCACGAGCGGGCCATCGTCCACGCCATCAGGGAGCTTGACGGGGTGCACGTCCGGAGGGTGATGGACCGGACCTTCTCGGCCCACCAGGGCGGGAAGATAGAAATCCACAGCCGCTTTCCCGTCAGGGACCGCTCGGACCTCTCCATGGTCTACACCCCGGGGGTGGCCCGCGTCTGCCAGGACATCGCCAGGAGCAAGGAGCACGCCTACCGCTACAGCATCAAGGGCAACGCCGTGGCCATCGTCTCCGACGGCACGGCGGTCCTGGGGCTGGGGGACATCGGCCCGGAGGCGGCCATGCCGGTGATGGAGGGCAAGGCCATGATATTCAAGGAGTTCGCCGGCATCGACGCCTTCCCCATCACCCTGGCCACCACCGGGGTGAAGGACATCGTGGCCACGGTCAAAAACATCTCTCCGCCCTTCGGGGGCATCAACCTCGAGGACATCGCCGCCCCCCGGTGCTTCGAGGTGGAGGCCCGGCTCCGCGAGGCCCTGGACATCCCCGTCATCCACGACGACCAGCACGGCACCGCCGTGGTGGTGCTGGCCGCCTTCATCAACGTGGGAAGGCTCCTCAAGAAGGACGAAAGGAAGCTCAAGGTGGTCATCGCCGGGGCGGGGGCGGCCGGGATGGCCACGGCCGGGATACTCCTGGCCCATGGGGTGAAGGACATCGTCGTGGCCGACAGGGCGGGGGTCATCTACGAGGGAAGGCGCGCCCGCATGGACCCTTACAAGAAGGACCTGGCCAAAAGGACCAACCCCCGCAGGGTAAAAGGGACGCTCAAGGATGCCCTGCGCGGGGCGGACGTCTTCATCGGGCTTTCGGTGCCGGGCATCGTGGGCGTGCAGGACGTCAAGGCGATGGGCCCGGAGCCCGTGGTCTTCGCCCTGGCCAACCCCGAGCCCGAGATAGCGCCCGAGGACGCCATCCAGGTGGCGCGCGTGCTGGCCACCGGGAGGTCGGACTATCCCAACCAGATAAACAACATGCTGAGCTACCCGGGCATCTTCCGCGGGCTCCTGGACGTGCGGGCCACGGGGGTGAACGAGCAGATAAAGATAGCCGCCGCGGACGCCATAGCCCACGTGGTGCAGGCCGAAGACCTGCACGAGGACTACATCGTCCCAAGCATCTT is a window encoding:
- a CDS encoding thioredoxin domain-containing protein — encoded protein: MPEQSRPNRLVHEKSPYLQKHATNPVDWYPWGREAFERAGKEDKPVFLSIGYSTCHWCNVMEEESFSDPEVASLMNDAFVSVKVDREERPDIDNVYMSVCTMMAGSGGWPLTVIMTPEKKPFFAGTYFPKRSMRGRIGMMELIPRVKTLWQTERDKVLNAAEEVTASLLKTSGNIPGGRLGESVLDTAFEGLSRIFDFDWGGFGEAPKFPMPHYLFFLLRYGKRKGEPRALKMVEHTLEGMRLGGMYDHLGGGFHRYSTDREWLLPHFEKMLYDQALLALACLEAFQATGRELFARTAREVFSYVLREMASPEGAFFTAQSADVEGEEGKSYLWSMKEVREVLGEEDAALFARVFGLTEEGNVIDPVEGERTGKNVLHLKEPPGEAAAGAGVTEAHLENLKGRLLEARGRRRPPDTDQKVLADCNGVMAAALARAAQVLGEDDYAEAARRAVRFILGSLRDQEGRLLHRYRDGEAAVPANADDYAFLIWSLIELYEADFDAGHLTRALELMEEFVRHFWKEDTGGFYFTADYAEPLIVRKMEFYDAAVPSANAVSMLNLLRLARLTGRRALEERAVELEQALAGNVRESPSAHMQFLAALDFALGPSHEVVVVGGPGAPDTREMLSALRSRFIPNAVVVLRPSGEEEPPIAGLAGFTREMATSGGRATAYVCREFACELPTTDTGRMLELLGEAS
- a CDS encoding DUF1992 domain-containing protein codes for the protein MRAIARIAEERIRKASEEGAFVDLPGAGKPLDLREDAFVPEDLRMAYRMLKNAGCIPPELELQNEIMSLRTLVESIDDDQERLRALRVMNRKILELNLMRPARPVNLDAFPAYEQALFERLYKKKA
- the sdhD gene encoding succinate dehydrogenase, hydrophobic membrane anchor protein, producing the protein MKGALPWFLHRVSGVLLFLGLALHFYVMHVALKENLGYEAVMARLRSPWWMAFDILFLAAALYHGFGGLWGMADEYIHEGRSRRAVKSILLGAAGGLGVVGLYVLTLA
- the sdhC gene encoding succinate dehydrogenase, cytochrome b556 subunit, coding for MIPFRYKRSTGSFAWMLHRLAGAALTGYLFLHMHVLASLRDPERFAALMALMKHPLVKAGELGLLALVLLHGLNGLRVTLLELGLPTRTQKPLFYGGMALGAFVLVAGAFVLFGGQA
- a CDS encoding NAD-dependent malic enzyme; its protein translation is MRYPSPSYSITIRVEIENRIGMFARIASAIGAAGGDLGAVDIVRVEKGRIIRDITVNARDAGHERAIVHAIRELDGVHVRRVMDRTFSAHQGGKIEIHSRFPVRDRSDLSMVYTPGVARVCQDIARSKEHAYRYSIKGNAVAIVSDGTAVLGLGDIGPEAAMPVMEGKAMIFKEFAGIDAFPITLATTGVKDIVATVKNISPPFGGINLEDIAAPRCFEVEARLREALDIPVIHDDQHGTAVVVLAAFINVGRLLKKDERKLKVVIAGAGAAGMATAGILLAHGVKDIVVADRAGVIYEGRRARMDPYKKDLAKRTNPRRVKGTLKDALRGADVFIGLSVPGIVGVQDVKAMGPEPVVFALANPEPEIAPEDAIQVARVLATGRSDYPNQINNMLSYPGIFRGLLDVRATGVNEQIKIAAADAIAHVVQAEDLHEDYIVPSIFEKRVVQAVAHAVAEAARKAGLARPPRHHQA
- a CDS encoding PAS domain S-box protein; translation: MKLRDKTLLSIAAAYLVFLGFLWAASRRMLTGGFEALESRSALGRMERVLGVVDRELESLDREAARWAAWEQLAPRMCTRAGGHPSREAAAGSGLALVTCVDASGAPFFVKYAGRPGGGTKPLPGELARELPLLTVASGTGARPKPLRGSLLLAEGPLLVASHPLPAAGDPQLYRGTLVLGRLLPVQEIARRAGLPPASLAARPFPGPEGEPEFLKEERAGGKDRDVYLSPPGDGSTVGRLLLRAPGGEPVLVLRAELPFVFLPHWEKTVRYFRVSVLVVGLVSGLLLWVVLEGAIFSRLTRLSKNARAIRAGGNPSARLELSGLDEITGLTADMNEMLEALERSSDLFNRAVLSSLPVHIAVVDKRGTVIAVNEAWERFASRESRSVAAHAAVGANYLDACRFASVWGPRPDGDIAARVEDVLAGRREHFACECRSETPEGRRWFMLGASPLRAKRGGAVISHIDITDRKEAEEELARHRNNLEDLVRERTQELTASTECLRESEEKFRILAEQSPNMIFIIGMGRVLYTNRKSEELLGFSRREAYAPHFNYLRVVAPESVEVASRALQSHLRGQEVEPGEYTLLASDGRRVETIISSRSIRLQGEPAVLGVVTDITEWKRTERELEDHRVRLEELVAERTLELEAANEQLHRDVLRRRRAEEQLRLVTDALPALIAYVDGGERYQFVNKACQTWGYRRPGEALGRHMREVMGEEDYAALRPHIERALAGEEAFYEGTLSPGEETPRHVHAVFIPHRGEEGEAKGFFCLVSDVTEKVRLQAEALRAAHLASLGELAAGVAHEINNPVNAIMNYAQLVLDEHGGEKDVSDIAGRILNQGSRIAFIIRSLLSFAREQKEEKSLVPVSGILMDTLAVSEAQLKKHNVALSVEMPDDLPPVLVHPQRIQQVFLNIINNARYALNLKYPGQDPGKALAIRGRTVLREDRSLVEVAFLDQGPGIPPSVREKVMNPFFTTKPQGQGTGLGLSISHGIIADLGGRLRIESEEGRYTRVVVELPAGGNS